From Budorcas taxicolor isolate Tak-1 chromosome 19, Takin1.1, whole genome shotgun sequence, the proteins below share one genomic window:
- the SMTNL2 gene encoding smoothelin-like protein 2, translating to MEPAPDAEEARTVREALGRYEAALEGAVRALHEDMQGLQRGVEQRVAEALRLAGPLARTVADLQRDNQRLQTQLERLTRQVESLGLTTGLAPAPDTPSPPPAPGVPNRAPRLGTARFASHATFSLSGRSQSVDHHDEASELEMRRTSNSCIIENGHQPGAGPGDGPPETTQTIPGPEPPKPRPVSLSLRLPHQPVTAVTRVSERFSGETSATALSPTSAAILGGLSSSPSEATTPWTPSPSEKNSSAPRSLSSSGFGAMMASRSNDSPPLVTPPQSPPSPHPPATTQAHRPGERRRELVRSQTLPRTSGAQARKALFEKWEQDTAGKGKGETRAKLKRSQSFGVASASSIKQILLEWCRSKTLGYQHVDLQNFSSSWSDGMAFCALVHSFFPDAFDYNALSPTQRRQNFELAFTMAENLANCERLIEVEDMMVMGRKPDPMCVFTYVQSLYNHLRRFE from the exons ATGGAGCCGGCCCCCGACGCCGAGGAGGCGCGCACAGTGCGCGAGGCGCTGGGCCGCTACGAGGCGGCGCTGGAGGGCGCGGTGCGCGCGCTTCACGAGGACATGCAGGGGTTGCAGCGCGGTGTGGAGCAGCGCGTGGCCGAGGCGCTGCGCCTGGCGGGGCCGCTGGCGCGCACCGTGGCCGATTTGCAGCGCGACAACCAGCGGCTGCAGACGCAGCTCGAACGCTTGACGCGCCAGGTGGAGTCACTGGGCTTGACGACCGGGCTGGCGCCCGCTCCCGACACGCCCAGCCCTCCGCCCGCGCCCGGCGTCCCGAACCGCGCGCCGCGTCTGGGCACTGCGCGGTTCGCCAGCCACGCCACCTTCTCGCTGTCCGGCCGCAGCCAG AGCGTGGACCACCATGACGAGGCCAGTGAGTTGGAGATGAGAAGGACCTCAAACTCATGCATCATTGAGAACGGGCACCAGCCCGGGGCAG GTCCAGGTGATGGACCCCCCGAGACCACTCAAACCATCCCAGGACCAGAGCCCCCCAAGCCTCGCCCTGTGAGCCTCTCTTTGCGGCTGCCTCACCAGCCAGTCACAGCCGTCACGCGAGTCTCCGAGAGATTCTCTGGGGAGACCTCAGCCACAGCTCTGTCTCCCACATCTGCCGCCATCCTGGGGGGTCTCAGCTCGAGCCCCAGCGAGGCTACCACCCCCTGGACTCCCAGTCCCAGTG AGAAGAATTCTTCCGCCCCACGGTCTCTGTCCAGCTCTGGCTTCGGGGCAATGATGGCCAGCAGGAGCAACGACAG CCCTCCGCTGGTGACGCCACCCCAGTCACCGCCATCCCCGCACCCACCAGCCACGACTCAGGCCCATCGGCCGGGGGAGCgtcgccgggagttggtgaggtcACAGACTCTGCCCCGCACCTCGGGAGCACAGGCCCGGAAGGCGTTGTTTGAGAAATGGGAGCAGGATACAGCCGGCAA GGGGAAGGGCGAGACCCGGGCGAAGCTGAAGCGCTCGCAGAGCTTCGGCGTGGCCAGCGCCAGCAGCATCAAGCAGATCCTGCTCGAGTGGTGCCGCAGCAAAACGCTCGGCTACCAG CACGTGGACCTGCAGAACTTCTCCTCCAGCTGGAGCGATGGGATGGCCTTCTGCGCCCTAGTGCACTCCTTCTTCCCTGACGCCTTTGACTACAACGCGCTGAGCCCCACACAGCGGCGGCAGAACTTCGAGCTGGCCTTCACCATGGCCGA GAACCTGGCCAACTGTGAGCGCCTCATTGAGGTGGAGGACATGATGGTGATGGGCCGCAAGCCAGACCCCATGTGCGTCTTCACCTACGTCCAGTCTCTGTACAACCACCTGCGTCGCTTTGAGTGA